A genomic segment from Bos taurus isolate L1 Dominette 01449 registration number 42190680 breed Hereford chromosome 1, ARS-UCD2.0, whole genome shotgun sequence encodes:
- the UPK1B gene encoding uroplakin-1b (The RefSeq protein has 1 substitution compared to this genomic sequence) produces MAKDDSTVRCFQGLLIFGNVIIGMCSIALMAECIFFVSDQNSLYPLLEATNNDDIYAAAWIGMFVGICLFCLSVLGIVGIMKSNRKILLVYFILMFIVYAFEVASCITAATQRDFFTPNLFLKQMLERYQNNSPPNNDDQWKNNGVTKTWDRLMLQDNCCGVNGPSDWQKYTSAFRTENSDADYPWPRQCCVMNSLKEPLNLDACKLGVPGYYHSQGCYELISGPMNRHAWGVAWFGFAILCWTFWVLLGTMFYWSRIDY; encoded by the exons ATGGCCAAAGACGACTCCACTGTTCGTTGCTTCCAGGGCCTGCTGATTTTTGGAAATGTGATTATCGGT ATGTGCGGCATCGCCCTGATGGCAGAGTGCATCTTCTTTGTATCAGACCAAAACAGCCTCTACCCACTGCTTGAAGCCACCAACAATGACGACATCTATGCAGCAGCCTGGATTGGCATGTTTGTTGGCATCTGCCTCTTCTGCCTCTCTGTCCTGGGCATCGTAGGCATCATGAAGTCCAACAGGAAAATTCTTCTGGTG TATTTCATCCTGATGTTTATTGTATATGCTTTTGAAGTGGCATCTTGTATCACAGCAGCAACACAACGAGACTTT TTCACACCCAACCTCTTCCTGAAGCAGATGCTGGAGAGATACCAAAACAACAGTCCTCCAAACAAtgatgaccaatggaaaaacaatggagtCACCAAGACCTGGGACAGACTTATGCTCCAG GACAATTGCTGTGGTGTAAACGGCCCGTCAGACTGGCAGAAATACACCTCTGCCTTCCGGACTGAGAACAGCGATGCTGACTACCCCTGGCCTCGTCAATGCTGTGTTATGAACAGCCTTAAAGAACCTCTCAACCTGGACGCCTGCAAATTAGGAGTGCCTGGATATTACCATAGTCAG GGCTGCTATGAGCTGATCTCTGGACCAATGAACCGACATGCCTGGGGAGTTGCATGGTTTGGATTTGCCATTCTCTGTTGGACT TTCTGGGTTCTCCTGGGTACCATGTTCTACTGGAGCAGAATTGACTATTAA
- the UPK1B gene encoding uroplakin-1b isoform X2, with translation MAKDDSTVRCFQGLLIFGNVIIGMCGIALMAECIFFVSDQNSLYPLLEATNNDDIYAAAWIGMFVGICLFCLSVLGIVGIMKSNRKILLVYFILMFIVYAFEVASCITAATQRDFFTPNLFLKQMLERYQNNSPPNNDDQWKNNGVTKTWDRLMLQDNCCGVNGPSDWQKYTSAFRTENSDADYPWPRQCCVMNSLKEPLNLDACKLGVPGYYHSQGCYELISGPMNRHAWGVAWFGFAILCWTFWVLLGTMFYWSRIDY, from the exons ATGGCCAAAGACGACTCCACTGTTCGTTGCTTCCAGGGCCTGCTGATTTTTGGAAATGTGATTATCGGT ATGTGCGGCATCGCCCTGATGGCAGAGTGCATCTTCTTTGTATCAGACCAAAACAGCCTCTACCCACTGCTTGAAGCCACCAACAATGACGACATCTATGCAGCAGCCTGGATTGGCATGTTTGTTGGCATCTGCCTCTTCTGCCTCTCTGTCCTGGGCATCGTAGGCATCATGAAGTCCAACAGGAAAATTCTTCTGGTG TATTTCATCCTGATGTTTATTGTATATGCTTTTGAAGTGGCATCTTGTATCACAGCAGCAACACAACGAGACTTT TTCACACCCAACCTCTTCCTGAAGCAGATGCTGGAGAGATACCAAAACAACAGTCCTCCAAACAAtgatgaccaatggaaaaacaatggagtCACCAAGACCTGGGACAGACTTATGCTCCAG GACAATTGCTGTGGTGTAAACGGCCCGTCAGACTGGCAGAAATACACCTCTGCCTTCCGGACTGAGAACAGCGATGCTGACTACCCCTGGCCTCGTCAATGCTGTGTTATGAACAGCCTTAAAGAACCTCTCAACCTGGACGCCTGCAAATTAGGAGTGCCTGGATATTACCATAGTCAG GGCTGCTATGAGCTGATCTCTGGACCAATGAACCGACATGCCTGGGGAGTTGCATGGTTTGGATTTGCCATTCTCTGTTGGACT TTCTGGGTTCTCCTGGGTACCATGTTCTACTGGAGCAGAATTGACTATTAA
- the UPK1B gene encoding uroplakin-1b isoform X3 has translation MCGIALMAECIFFVSDQNSLYPLLEATNNDDIYAAAWIGMFVGICLFCLSVLGIVGIMKSNRKILLVYFILMFIVYAFEVASCITAATQRDFFTPNLFLKQMLERYQNNSPPNNDDQWKNNGVTKTWDRLMLQDNCCGVNGPSDWQKYTSAFRTENSDADYPWPRQCCVMNSLKEPLNLDACKLGVPGYYHSQGCYELISGPMNRHAWGVAWFGFAILCWTFWVLLGTMFYWSRIDY, from the exons ATGTGCGGCATCGCCCTGATGGCAGAGTGCATCTTCTTTGTATCAGACCAAAACAGCCTCTACCCACTGCTTGAAGCCACCAACAATGACGACATCTATGCAGCAGCCTGGATTGGCATGTTTGTTGGCATCTGCCTCTTCTGCCTCTCTGTCCTGGGCATCGTAGGCATCATGAAGTCCAACAGGAAAATTCTTCTGGTG TATTTCATCCTGATGTTTATTGTATATGCTTTTGAAGTGGCATCTTGTATCACAGCAGCAACACAACGAGACTTT TTCACACCCAACCTCTTCCTGAAGCAGATGCTGGAGAGATACCAAAACAACAGTCCTCCAAACAAtgatgaccaatggaaaaacaatggagtCACCAAGACCTGGGACAGACTTATGCTCCAG GACAATTGCTGTGGTGTAAACGGCCCGTCAGACTGGCAGAAATACACCTCTGCCTTCCGGACTGAGAACAGCGATGCTGACTACCCCTGGCCTCGTCAATGCTGTGTTATGAACAGCCTTAAAGAACCTCTCAACCTGGACGCCTGCAAATTAGGAGTGCCTGGATATTACCATAGTCAG GGCTGCTATGAGCTGATCTCTGGACCAATGAACCGACATGCCTGGGGAGTTGCATGGTTTGGATTTGCCATTCTCTGTTGGACT TTCTGGGTTCTCCTGGGTACCATGTTCTACTGGAGCAGAATTGACTATTAA